A portion of the bacterium genome contains these proteins:
- a CDS encoding prepilin-type N-terminal cleavage/methylation domain-containing protein gives MTSRTGSDGFTLIEVLVASVILFAGLGAVLKAYSLAVVAMEAAADKLAVCQVMDQKAAELDLQVSGSANVLPSGQGQQRVGGAAYLWRVQASREMLTPQLSVLSAAIEVARANRPQLHSYLCEWAQFQEKERSP, from the coding sequence ATGACGTCAAGAACTGGGAGTGATGGGTTTACGTTAATTGAGGTGCTGGTGGCTTCCGTCATTCTGTTCGCGGGACTGGGTGCTGTTTTGAAGGCCTATAGCCTGGCGGTGGTCGCGATGGAGGCCGCTGCGGATAAACTGGCGGTGTGTCAGGTGATGGATCAGAAGGCGGCAGAGCTCGATTTGCAGGTTTCCGGTTCCGCCAATGTGCTGCCTTCTGGACAGGGGCAGCAACGGGTGGGCGGGGCGGCCTATTTGTGGCGCGTTCAGGCATCCCGGGAGATGTTGACACCGCAGCTTTCGGTCTTGAGCGCGGCCATCGAGGTGGCCCGGGCTAATCGCCCCCAGCTCCATTCTTACCTTTGTGAGTGGGCCCAATTTCAGGAGAAGGAGCGCTCACCCTGA
- a CDS encoding prepilin-type N-terminal cleavage/methylation domain-containing protein, translated as MEARKGGMTLLELLIATALVAVAALVVAQAFAAGVRVWSRASQLNGHYADSVLALEQWQQELRNTLPCRQTSFRGRQTWMEIPALIAETGKDASGVQPGLIRYEFDVAGQKLERLPTLCVRGASEAVRRETVAGGVKSIAFSYAGRSGGSGSALVWDQVWEAQTNTPVAVKVMWRGQQGEEPFEFERTVALPVR; from the coding sequence ATGGAGGCAAGAAAAGGCGGAATGACCCTGCTTGAGCTGTTGATTGCAACGGCGCTGGTCGCTGTGGCCGCGCTGGTGGTGGCTCAGGCGTTTGCGGCGGGGGTCAGGGTATGGTCGCGTGCGAGTCAGTTGAACGGACACTATGCCGACTCAGTACTGGCTCTTGAACAGTGGCAGCAGGAACTGCGCAACACGCTGCCTTGTCGACAGACGTCGTTTCGCGGAAGGCAGACTTGGATGGAGATTCCCGCTTTGATCGCGGAGACCGGCAAGGACGCGTCGGGGGTTCAGCCCGGCCTGATCAGGTATGAGTTTGATGTCGCCGGCCAGAAGCTTGAGCGGTTGCCAACCCTCTGTGTGAGGGGAGCCTCTGAGGCGGTACGTCGGGAGACGGTGGCGGGAGGGGTTAAGTCAATTGCGTTTTCATATGCCGGGAGGAGTGGGGGCAGTGGCTCGGCGTTGGTATGGGATCAGGTGTGGGAAGCGCAGACGAACACCCCTGTGGCGGTGAAGGTGATGTGGCGAGGACAACAAGGAGAAGAGCCTTTTGAGTTTGAGCGAACAGTGGCGCTACCCGTCAGGTAA